One Prinia subflava isolate CZ2003 ecotype Zambia chromosome 8, Cam_Psub_1.2, whole genome shotgun sequence DNA window includes the following coding sequences:
- the NMRK2 gene encoding nicotinamide riboside kinase 2, whose translation MKYIIGIGGVTNGGKTTLTNRLIKALPNCCVVHQDDFFKPQDQIEVGEDGFKQWDVLDSLDMEALVSTVRAWIENPVKFARSHGVNVTPGSREPTCQDIHVLVIEGFLLYNYKPLVELFDLRYYLAVPYAECKRRRSTRNYTVPDPPGLFDGHVWPMYLKHRKEMEDSGVDVVYLDGLKSRDELYNQVFEDIHNKLLNCS comes from the exons atgaaatatattatAGGGATCGGAGG GGTCACCAATGGTGGCAAAACCACCTTGACCAACAGGCTCATCAAGGCGCTCCCCAACTGCTGCGTGGTCCATCAGGACGATTTCTTCAAG CCACAAGATCAAATAGAAGTCGGGGAAGACGGCTTTAAACAATGGGATG TGTTGGATTCCCTGGATATGGAGGCTCTGGTGAGCACAGTGCGGGCCTGGATTGAGAACCCCGTGAAGTTTGCCCGCTCGCACGGGGTGAATGTCACACCCGGCTCTAGAGAGCCAACCTGCCAAGATATCCATGTCTTGGTCATTGAAGGCTTCCTGCTCTATAATTACAA gcctCTGGTAGAGCTCTTCGACCTTCGCTATTACCTGGCAGTGCCCTACGCCGAgtgcaagaggaggaggag CACACGGAATTACACCGTCCCCGACCCCCCGGGCCTCTTCGACGGCCACGTGTGGCCCATGTACCTCAAGCAcaggaaggagatggaggaTTCTGGAGTGGATGTGG TTTATTTAGACGGCCTGAAGTCGAGGGATGAACTCTACAACCAAGTCTTTGAAGATATTCACAACAAGCTCCTAAACTGCTCATAG
- the DAPK3 gene encoding death-associated protein kinase 3 gives MSTFRQESVEDFYEMGEELGSGQFAIVRKCRERTTGLEYAAKFIKKRRLSSSRRGVSREEIEREVDILREIQHPNIITLHDIFENKTDVVLILELVSGGELFDFLAEKESLTEEEATQFLKQILDGVHYLHSKRIAHFDLKPENIMLLDKNVPNPRIKLIDFGIAHKIEAGNEFKNIFGTPEFVAPEIVNYEPLGLEADMWSIGVITYILLSGASPFLGETKQETLTNISAVNYDFDEEYFSNTSELAKDFIRRLLVKDPKKRMTIAQSLEHPWIKVIKRRNVRNEDSCKKPERRRLKTTRLKEYTIKSHSSMPPNNTYINFERFSKVMEEVAAAEESLRELERNKKSFREDIEALLSIYEEKESWYKEENESISQDLRQIRQELHKTEALKKQAQEETKSVVQVANGLKRRYRKLENHYEALAKQVASEMRFVQELVWSIEREKLQSSEGDGSIR, from the exons cGGGCAGTTCGCCATCGTCCGCAAGTGCCGCGAGAGGACCACGGGCCTGGAGTACGCGGCCAAGTTCATCAAGAAGCGGCGGCTGTCGTCCAGCCGCAGGGGCGTGAGCCGCGAGGAGATCGAGCGCGAGGTGGACATCCTGCGCGAGATCCAGCACCCCAACATCATCACCCTGCACGACATCTTCGAGAACAAGACCGACGTGGtgctcatcctggagctggTGTCCGGAGGGGAGCTCTTCGACTTCCTGGCCGAGAAGGAGTCGCTGACGGAGGAGGAGGCCACGCAGTTCCTCAAGCAGATCCTGGACGGGGTGCACTACCTGCACTCCAAGCGCATCGCCCACTTCGACCTCAAG CCAGAGAACATCATGCTGCTGGACAAGAACGTGCCAAACCCTCGCATCAAACTCATAGACTTCGGGATCGCCCACAAGATCGAGGCTGGGAACGAGTTCAAGAATATCTTTGGGACCCCAGAGTTTGTAG CCCCAGAAATCGTGAACTACGagcccctggggctggaggcCGACATGTG gAGCATCGGGGTCATCACCTACATCCT GCTGAGCGGAGCCTCCCCGTTCTTGGGGGAGACAAAGCAGGAGACCCTGACCAACATCTCTGCTGTCAACTACGACTTCGATGAGGAATATTTCAGCAACACCAGCGAGCTGGCCAAGGACTTCATCCGCCGCCTGCTCGTCAAGGACCCCAa gaagCGCATGACCATCGCCCAGAGCCTGGAGCACCCTTGGATTAAG GTGATCAAGAGGAGGAACGTCCGCAACGAGGACAGCTGCAAGAAGCCCGAGCGGCGCCGCCTGAAGACCACGCGCCTCAAAGAGTACACCATCAAATCCCACTCCAGCATGCCCCCCAACAACACCTACATCAACTTCGAGCGCTTCTCCAAGGTCATGGAGGAGGTGGCGGCGGCCGAGGAGAGCCTGCGAGAGCTGGAAAGGAACAAGAAGTCCTTCCGGGAGGACATCGAGGCGCTGCTGTCCATCTACGAGGAGAAGGAGTCGTGGTACAAGGAGGAGAACGAGAGCATCAGCCAGGACCTGCGGCAGATCCGGCAGGAGCTGCACAAGACGGAGGCGCTGAAGAAGCAGGCGCAGGAGGAGACCAAGAGCGTGGTGCAGGTGGCCAACGGGCTCAAGCGGCGCTACCGCAAGCTGGAGAACCACTACGAGGCGCTGGCCAAGCAGGTGGCCTCGGAGATGAGGTTTGTGCAGGAGCTGGTGTGGTCCATCGAGCgggagaagctgcagagcagcgAGGGCGACGGCAGCATCCGCTAa